A genomic stretch from Malus domestica chromosome 15, GDT2T_hap1 includes:
- the LOC139191874 gene encoding uncharacterized protein, with protein MYFDGSSTSTSVGVGIVLQSPHQHRWFFSLKLDFDCTNNQAEYEALVIGLSILHDLHAARVLVFGDSKLVINQLNGNFRCMSCTLAPYHMVASYLAESFNSITFNHISCGRNTVADELAQITSGAQLLGSKSEPMISVLRQSYSALVNQQVLQRDQVIRTRVMSLPSLLEQKDPVDVCAVETLPNDWRRPIMQYLDNPRGQHDRKTKVHATNYVLYQNELYRKGEDGLLLLCLGPQETAQAITEAYQTSPRLATGTTPYALTYGHDAMLPVELSVNSLRVIEHSSLSNAEYNQVMLQELEDLEEDQLNAYNLLMAQKKITERAYNQRVKQKMFGEGELIWQTVLPMGIKDLKFGKWSPNWEGLFVVHKVLGKGAYHLRDRTDVIHRLPINGKFLKKYYPVTWEMQE; from the exons atgtattttgatggttccaGCACGTCAACATCGGTTGGTGTGGGGATCGTACTCCAGTCTCCACACCAACACCGTTGGTTCTTTTCCCTCAAGTTGGATTTCGATTGTACCAACAATCAGGCCGAGTACGAAGCCCTTGTTATTGGCCTTAGCATACTTCATGATTTGCACGCTGCTCGCGTCCTCGTCTTCGGTGATTCGaagcttgtgattaaccaacttaatggaaATTTTCGGTGCATGAGTTGCACTCTGGCGCCCTATCACATGGTGGCCAGTTACTTAGCCGAGTCATTCAACAGTATCACGTTCAATCATATTTCCTGTGGACGGAACACCGTCGCAGACGAACTCGCTCAGATAACCTCCGGAGCACAACTCCTGGGGAGCAAGAGTGAACCAATGATATCCGTTTTACGGCAATCATATTCGGCTTTGGTTAATCAACAAGTCCTTCAGCGAGACCAAGTCATCCGTACACGGGtaatgtccttaccttcgttaTTGGAACAGAAGGATCCTGTAGATGTTTGCGCGGTCGAGACGCTACCAAACGACTGGAGAAGGCCAATTATGCAATACCTTGATAATCCCAGAGGCCAACACGACAGAAAGACAAAGGTCCATGCCACAAACTATGTCTTATACCAGAATGAGTTGTATCGAAAAGGCGAGGATGGTTTATTACTATTATGCCTTGGCCCGCAAGAAACTGCCCAAGCAATCACAGAG GCATACCAGACTTCACCCCGGTTGGCAACGGGAACCACCCCATATGCGTTAACCTATGGACATGACGCGATGTTACCAGTCGAGCTAAGTGTAAATTCTTTACGCGTGATTGAGCATAGTAGTTTGTCCAACGCCGAATACAACCAGGTCATGTtacaagagttagaagatttggaagaagatcAGCTTAACGCTTACAACCTTCTAATggcacaaaagaaaattaccGAGCGAGCGTATAATCAAAGGGTCAAACAAAAAATGTTCGGCGAGGGGGAATTAATTTGGCAAACTGTCCTACCCATGGGAATTAAAGACCTCAAGTTCGGCAAATGGTCGCCAAATTGGGAAGGACTGTTCGTCGTCCATAAAGTCCTCGGTAAGGGGGCATACCATCTTAGAGATCGAACCGATGTTATTCACAGGTTGCCAATTAATGGAAAgttcttaaagaaatattaCCCAGTCACATGGGAGATGCAAGAATAA
- the LOC103401655 gene encoding pentatricopeptide repeat-containing protein At5g38730: MAALISLTGETQFIHSVCAIVVKGQWSNLLKPNNDFLLSSATIHQVLLQLSFHGYGLSPSWAFFKWVESLPTCKHSLQCSWTMIHILTKHTHFKPAHQLLEKIALKDFLSSPSVLNALVRTNDDRDVNSHVLSWLVIFYANSKMTQDAIQVLELMRIHGFKPHLHACTALLSSLVKDRMTNMVWKVYKNMIKAGVVPNVHLYNVLIHACCKSGDVEKAESLLSEMEFKCVFPDLFTYNTLISLYSKRGMHYEALSVQDRMERAGVSPDMVTYNSLMYAFCREGRMREAVRLFREIKGATPNHISYTTLIDGYCRVNDLEEALRLCEVMKAKGLYPGVVTYNSILRKLCEQGRMRDANKLLNEMSDRNVEPDNVTCNTLINAYCKIGDMRSAVNVKDRMLAAGLKLDEFTHKALIHGFCQVLEMDSAKDILFSMLGAGISPSYCTYTWIIDGYCNQGNEAAVIRLLEKGLCADVSMYRALIRRLCKRERVDEAEKVFNLMREKGISGDSVIYTSLAYAYLKAGKSCVVSAMLDEMYKRRLMVTRKIYRSFSASYARDNDSIRLFWDHMVKRGLMSKNVITKEMQQT, translated from the coding sequence ATGGCTGCTTTAATTTCATTGACCGGTGAGACTCAGTTCATTCACAGTGTGTGCGCAATTGTGGTAAAGGGTCAGTGGAGCAACCTCTTGAAACCCAACAATGATTTTCTTCTCAGCTCGGCAACCATTCACCAGGTACTACTGCAACTCTCATTCCATGGCTATGGCCTTTCTCCTTCCTGGGCTTTCTTCAAATGGGTCGAATCACTTCCCACTTGCAAGCACTCCTTGCAATGTTCTTGGACTATGATTCACATCCTCACCAAGCACACCCACTTCAAACCTGCACACCAACTGCTTGAAAAAATTGCCCTTAAGGATTTCTTGTCTTCTCCGTCGGTTTTGAATGCTTTGGTTCGGACCAATGACGACCGTGATGTGAATTCACATGTTTTGAGCTGGCTTGTGATCTTTTATGCTAATTCTAAGATGACCCAAGATGCAATTCAGGTTTTGGAGCTTATGAGGATTCATGGGTTTAAGCCCCATTTGCATGCTTGTACTGCCTTATTGAGTTCTTTGGTTAAAGATAGGATGACTAATATGGTATGGAAAGTTTACAAGAATATGATCAAGGCCGGGGTTGTGCCAAATGTTCATTTGTACAATGTGTTGATTCATGCTTGTTGCAAGTCTGGGGATGTAGAGAAGGCAGAGAGTTTGCTAAGTGAGATGGAATTCAAGTGTGTCTTTCCTGATCTTTTCACATATAATACGTTGATATCGCTGTATTCCAAAAGGGGTATGCACTACGAAGCTTTGTCTGTTCAGGATAGAATGGAAAGAGCAGGAGTTAGCCCTGATATGGTGACATACAATTCTCTTATGTATGCGTTTTGTAGAGAAGGTAGGATGAGGGAGGCTGTAAGACTTTTCCGTGAAATCAAAGGTGCTACTCCGAACCATATAAGTTACACCACATTAATTGATGGGTATTGTAGAGTGAATGACCTGGAAGAAGCTTTAAGGTTGTGCGAGGTAATGAAGGCCAAAGGACTGTATCCAGGAGTTGTTACTTATAATTCAATTCTTCGCAAGTTGTGCGAACAAGGCAGGATGAGGGATGCAAATAAACTTTTGAATGAGATGAGTGATAGGAACGTTGAACCTGACAATGTCACGTGCAACACATTGATTAATGCTTATTGTAAGATAGGAGATATGAGGTCTGCTGTCAATGTGAAGGACAGGATGTTGGCAGCTGGACTGAAGCTGGACGAGTTTACACATAAAGCACTCATTCATGGATTTTGCCAGGTTCTGGAGATGGACAGTGCTAAAGATATTTTATTTAGCATGCTTGGTGCAGGAATTTCTCCTAGTTATTGCACCTATACATGGATTATAGATGGTTACTGTAACCAGGGGAATGAAGCAGCAGTTATAAGACTACTGGAGAAAGGTCTTTGTGCTGATGTCTCTATGTACAGGGCATTAATAAGAAGGTTATGTAAACGTGAAAGGGTTGATGAAGCGGAAAAGGTTTTCAATCTTATGCGAGAGAAAGGTATATCAGGAGACAGTGTAATATATACTAGTCTTGCATATGCTTACTTGAAAGCAGGAAAGTCCTGTGTAGTTTCAGCGATGCTAGATGAAATGTACAAGAGGAGGTTGATGGTGACACGCAAGATCTATAGATCTTTCAGTGCTTCTTATGCCAGAGACAATGATAGCATACGCCTGTTTTGGGATCATATGGTAAAGAGAGGCCTAATGTCAAAAAATGTTATTACTAAGGAAATGCAGCAAACATAA